The window CTTATACTTTAATTATAGAACTATATTAAAGTTTATTATCATTTGCATGATAAACTTGTAGTTGGATGACAGTTAACAAAATCTGACAGAGCGCTAAAAATAATGTGTCTGAGTGTTCACTGGCAGGATACAGTAGAACAGCCTTGTGTAGTCCCACTGGACAGATCTGTTCTGTTGGAGTTGAGGTCTTTTCCTTGTCTTCTGCTCTGGTGCCACCTACACCAAGGCCATCTGAACGGTCCACTTCCATGGAGGCGGGGCTGAAACCATTCTGCAAGCCAAGCGGGCCATGCTCTCTAGCCATTAGGGATTCCATGAAGGCGACACCGTCTGGCTCCACGCTCACTTTCTCTGCATCAACATCTGGTATACTGCAAGacaaggttgttgttgttttgttttgtttttaattttattttacattacactgAGTCAGGCTAATTATCAGATTTTTTAACAGCTAAATCCCAAATATATTTGTGGTAGTATCAAAAGGACCCTGTGGCAGAGACATCCATCAGTTTTACCTGATAAAGGCCTTAAGGCAGGCACAGGTGACAGCTTCTGGGATGTCAGGGAAGAACTGCAAGCAGAGCCGACACAGAAAGTAGTCCTTCCTCTCCAGGGCCAGGAGCACAAGGTCGGGACACACACTGTTCAAAACCGTGACGGCAAATGgtaaaattcaacaaaaacaacactggtTGAATTGCTTCACCAGTATTTATAAATGCAGTTAGTCATTTAGTTCAGATTTTCTGCTTCATCATGTAAACTAACTCAATTATGACATTTGCATTCAAATGGAGTTTCAGAAATACATTCTGCAGAGTGAATACTGATTAAATCATTTTGAGAATTAACATTATCTTTCAAttaataccttgttaaatatatatatttttaaatagcaTAACTTTACTTCCATTGCCACGCCTTACTGACCTGTGGCAGAGGCAGCGAGTGTGCACCAGCTGGGCCAGGCTGCGGGGGGTGTAGAAGGCTGGATCGTCCAGGCTCcggaacacaagggttaatgctaGCTGCCCCACTGACGGCTGCAGGCCCTGGACGTCCGCCCTTGAGAGGAACACCTCCACCTCTTTCTGGACCTCTTCTACTGGTGCGGTCTACATtaggaaattaaaatgtttatttataaaattactttttttcttttttaattattggtTTCAGTATTTTGCCAGAGAGCCatgaaaagtcaaatatttacCTTGATGAGCTGCAGAATGTGGTCATTTGATATACTAGGTGCTGATTGGCTCTTATGGTTTGCTCTCTGTTTGGAAAGAGAAGAATCACACCACAGATGATACCATTAACAGGAACATTACTGGACCATAGCTCTTCAGGTGCCaccacaacacatgcagaacattAATACACTTTAGTGAATTGTTGATTTGCAAACATTGTCATATACCACTACAGCTAGATATTCCACAAAAAGCCACTTGCGTTAGCGTTGTATCCTGGGTGCATTTTTACTCTAGTAATTCATAATTTGGGATGAATTGCTTGAGGAGAAAGACCTTTTTACATACTAATTTATGTTACCTGTATAGATAAATCTACAAATAAACATACAATACACTAGCCTTTTAGTATCACAAATTTTCCCTTGCCACAATACATAATATTGTAAATTTTGTAAACAATGCAAAGCGATTTTAGGCAGCAACTACTGTACATCACAATTCCATATGGAGCTAGTGCCAATTAGCGGTTGTCTGGAAAACAACTTAAGTCAGTTTTCAAGGCAACAGTGTGTTTTGATGCACCAGTAATTCAGGCAGCAGCCTCTTTCCATTTATGCAAGTCGCCCTATTTTGcctcaaaaatgtattcatccTACCGTCTTCCTGGTGTCCACTGTTCTTGAAGCTTTCTCTTCATGCAGAATGTTATTCCAAGATGGTACAGAAGTGGGAGCTTTGGACTCTGTAGCAGTAAGACACACTGTACTGAGTAAACATACAAATTTCCAGTGTCGAATCAGTGTTGCAGAATTATTACGAGCAACCCACTACATTTTATTGTGTCATTAACGTTTTGGTTTTATGCACGTCATTTGCACAAGTTTTGATTACAACCGGAGCAGTACAAATTTGTTTAAGCTCACCTTCAGTCTTGGCCTGCCTTAGTTTTCCCAGGGCAGACGCCAAGGAGGATTTGGGCCACTCATATGGAATTACAGAGAGGGTTTTCCCATGTGGAATAAATAACTTGTTCGAATAACTCCATAGCTAaatcaaagagaaaaataagtgaATACAAACAGGAATTACCTGTACAAGTTAACATAGTTTAACAGTGATAATACAGATGAGCACAACTTGTCTATTTATGCGTCAATATTAAGATTGTAAACTGCCATTAAGTTGCGAGGAGGGACAGTGAACCCTGTCACAGTGGAGAGCAGACACAATGCTCTACCAAAGTCATACAGTCCTCAATCAGCACCCAGCAGCTGGAAGGACAGGGAACCTTGGCCTGCAGTAATAACTAGGAGGGAAGCTTTAGTAGGTGGTCCTTACATACTCATCACAATTCATCAAAAATCATGAACAGTATATGGTTTCATACACTATTAATTAACAGAAAGATTAGATAAATTCATTTGGTGGGTTATTTGCATTTAATATGCCAAAGCGTTCCCACCTGTCCATAGATTTTGCCCGCCATCTCTTTTCCTGCCTGAAGCGTCTGGAAATTGGTATTCCAGATGCAGAGGAAGTCTGGAAAAAATTAAAGAAGCCATTTGAGAACCACATACACTTTCATCCGATAGTGGAGTCATATAGCTTCAAGTCATCATTCTAGTGGATTTATTCGAAAGCACACATGTCAAAATGAATTccaatttaaaggtcccatgacatggtgctctttggatgcttttatatagaccttagtggtcccctaatagtgTACcggaagtctctttcccaaaattcaatcttggtgcagaattacagccactagagccagtcccacaatgagctttccttaatatgtgccatttctgagtctgtagcttttgaggaggagagaggggggggggcaaggtggaggctgggggtgtggccttgaccaactccCACTTTgatcgtttgaaagccatgatgtgtctctctctcatgggtgggccaatttctctgggcgggcaaagcagagaaaggggaggtaaccttgccccttatgacctcataagcggcaatattccagatcggcccatcagagctttcattttgcaaaaggcagagcaggatacccagggctcggtttacacctatcaccatttctagccactgggggaccataggcaggctgggggaactcatattattgaaaacctcataaagtgaaattttcatgccatgggacctttaatagaAATGTTAGCCTTGTATTAATTTAGGTTCTAATAATTAAAACCTATAAATTGCAACAAACACACTTAAAATATTTAGGAAACAGCTCTGGTGTTGTGCCTGCTGAGTCTTTAGAATAGTTTAGTGAAAGCTGTGTTGTATATCCCAGACTGACTAGATTAAGATCTAGTCAGATAGATAAGTCATGCTGAAAATGGTAATTTTAGTAAAGTGAAAACCAGCCCAATACTTGGGTCAATCACATCTGAAAGCACTTGTGGTCTTCATTTGAGGCAGTGTAGTTAAACATGGGATTCATTATTTATAGTGCATTTACCTTTTCCTGCTCCGGCAGAGGGGTGGGGCACCCCCACAACAGCTACATGGGCATCATCCAGGACATGAGCGGATGCAGCCTTCAGCAGGCCCTCTCCGACAGGAAGAGCCAGCAGCAGACTGCGGGGCACCAGAAGGGCCTGGGCCCCCTCGTCCGCCCCCAGGCCCCGCACAGAGACTATACTCTGGTACACATGACCGTTAGGGTCTGGGTGGAAGAAAAATGATGAGGCACCAAAGGTACAAATGATTATTGAGGCAAGAGATTAGAGGGAACTGATAACACCTATGCTGGGTATTTTGCTTGAAACATCCCACGTTTGGTTAACACAATGCATAAGTTAAAATatatctaaaaataaatgtacaagtGTACATTAAGTGCTGTGAGTAAAACCACAACTCACCACTGCTGTGGTTGTTTAACACTTCATGGGTCTGTAAAGTAACCTGCAGTGTGGAAACTATACCCAAACAATACAAACTGGCACTGTGTAGGTCAGGCTTTGGAATGCACCCTTTTTACGCATGTCCTTTTTAATgcaaaccttttatttatttcatgccACCCACTTTGTTGTGCACATTTTAATTCCCAGGCCCACGAAACTAGCTTGTACTGTCAAACACTGGCACTAAGAATATTTTCACAGGAAATGCAGGCTTACAGAGATAAAGCAGACGGATGTGTTTATCCCTGCAGGAGGCAGAGAAGCTGAGCGGGAAaagaccaggctcctctctctCCAGCCGATACCTCTGTAGGGTATTGGGATTCAGTCTGTGCAGGTAGAGGAAATGATCTCCTTTCTGTGGAAAGACATTGACAGCCAAGGCAAACAGGCCTTTAGAAATACCAATAACCAAGATTTGATGCACAGGTCCACGAAGAAAATGAGGacagacaaaatgacaaaaaacccATTTCATTCACAAGCACATAAGTATGCCCTCAAATTACTTTCCTTTACAGCATAGCATTGTGATAAGtgttcttgaaacagaaatcgTTGAATTGAAGTGTAAGTATGCGTTTTTCGTCAAAagccaaaacaattaaaaagattTCACCTGTTCAGTTGTGAAGATGACAACCTGCTGGGACTCAGTCACTATGTTAGTGCTCCACCTAAAGACAAGAAGAACAATCATCAACATGCAGGTGATCATCAACAGGTGAGACACAGCCCAGCACTATCAACCTTGTTACTTAACAATTTGAAATGCAATTGTCTAGTTAAATTgcttaaatttaaatatatctTCAGGCAGATTCTGAATCCTTTTCTCAATCCAGATTGTAACACAAGAGATTTAATGGGGCTGTTTGGCAAAGTGATACCGACCTAATGACTTCTTCTTGAGCTAGGACTTCCTCTATGGACTgctgaggagcagagaggagagagtcCAGGAGCCTGACAGCTCCTCTCTGGAACAAAACTACAGGCTCCCCTCCAGCTACACAGTGGACCCTCCAGATATCTGATGACACCTGGAGAGAATATATACACAGGACGCAGGAATGACGATGTGTTCAGTCTTGTCACCCAATTGAGTGGAACAGAAACAAACTATTACACCAACTTCCATGTGAACAGAAGTCATCTGAGCAAATATCTTTTGAGCGGCTTGAAAGCAAAATGCTCCAtctcatacagtatgttaagtTATCACATATAACAATGTACCATGTTAAAGATTtcagcagtggaaaaaaaattaacttccTTGTAGTTTTGGTAACCTAGCTTAGCCACAATGTACATGTTCAATTGGAGCTGATACAGAGTGCTTAGCAGTGTGAATAAACCATTTCCACCAAACCAGTATCACCAATTGTATGACACGCCTCATCGCTCTCTAGAACAACAGCCTTTTGCCTTTAGACGAGATCAGACAACACATTGTACAAACAAGTTCACTTACTGTTGCTTTGAAGGCCTTATCTAAGAGTATTTCTTCTTCCTTCCAAATTCTGATcaccttaaaaacacaaacagtcatTACTTTGTGATTGTCAGGCAGGTGATTCTGGAAGGTCAGACAAAGTGAACAGGTTAATTTTACAAGGACAACATAAATCTGCAAGGTGCATGGGCGTTAGTTGAGTCTGAAATGTGCTGGGGACagaagtgcatttttttgtgttgggtACAATGCTGCATCcactttatttctcttttgCTCATGTCATGTTTTGAAAGATTCTGTTCTGTAGCTTGCTagtgtaaatgaataaaaatgtttagAAAAATGTGCTGATGTACAACACGTTTTATTAAGAAAGCCTTTTCAAAAAGCACAAGACGAATGACCCACTATGTTCTGCTACATGTATACATGTACCATGTTGACAATGTGACACGACATCAGACTCAGAGACAGGAGGTACAAAAGGAAAGAAGCGTGTAGCCAGCGCAGCAGTAGAACGGCTGTGCCTGTGCTTGCCCTGTGGGAATAGAGATTTTTGAGGATTTGCTGGAAACAAACTACTTTATTCTGGTTTGAATACTTAAGGTAAGAAGTGATTGGTTGATTTTTGTCCAATTTCAAAACGGACAGCAAGTGAGTGGTGCTCTGTTCAAATGGAGATTTAAGCAAGCACAACAACGCCTTGCCACAACGACAATGAATAAAAGTCTACCTTGCCGTCTGACACTGCCACATATTCCTTGGTCTGGGAGTTGTAGACTGCAGAACAGGTCAGAGTCTGTCCTTGTTTCACCGTCCAGCTGCTCAGGGGCTTCTGGTCTGAAacctgtctcacacacacacacacacacacacacacacacacacacacacacacacacacacacacacacacacacgtaaactgTGTGACTAATAAGGGAAATTCTGAAAGTTTACATTTACTGAAAAGGAACTGCTTGGTGAACTATTAAGTGATATACGTAGCTGTACATTAGATTAATATGCCCACTGTGCTTAACAATTCATCATTAGTTAGCAAGCTGCCTACGTCTTACGCTGGATACAGTTaccgttagctaacattagcccgTTTTGTAGACTGTATTGTTTACGAAAAATGTGCGACACTTACgattttcaagcaaaaaaaacctcaagGTACTATCACAGTTAACTGAGGTATCGGTCTGGTCTTGCCTTGACTGTTTTGGTGTCAAAGCAAAGAACAGCCGAGGATGCCAACACGAGTTAAACAGGTCGAACTGATCAGCTGGTCCAGGTTAGAAGAACCGCCTCAAAACAAACGTTAAACGTTACCTTGTAAAGCGTGACGGATCTGGTTGAGTCCGTGACAATGACATGGTCGCTGTCTCTCTCCGCTTCGACACCCTGAATGCCTGAACTTAACAGATTTTGAGCTGGAGCAAGTCCGCACAACGTGTATCCCTCATACAGCGCGGCCATGCTGGACGAGAAGAAAGTTGAACTCGCTAGATCTCGCGAGAATAGATGATTGTGTCAGAGGCCACCGGAAgcgttgtttttttcccctgcacGTACCGTGCTGGGATCGGCATGTGATTGGCTCGTACTGGTTCtcataatacatccatggtattttttttcaattaatttaaGTGGAATTATTTACTCAACACCTGGCCGCCACAAAACATTgcatgtcatatttattttgtaagaaGACGATATTCATAAGATTCAACAAGTTttcagtaggctacatgttttTTACCATAGACAGTTTAagaaaccaaccaaccaacctaCTGCGCAGCTCCAGCTAGGCTTGAagatgtagatgtgacgtgagcaacctgtctgaaagttgtaagtcttctggtagctgtgccaagagaaatctcaatcatttccAATCTTGCAGAAACGGAGAGCATATAGTATAATGACATAACATTGTCACATGGAGGTATAGCACAACATTCTGTACCCTGTATAAAGGCGTTTTCTATGGCCCCCTCCCCCCATTCACAGAAATATTAATTTTAGCATCTTTTttggccctgggtactcagtccccttttccCCCCAGTCTGACACCCCtgtaggcacaggctaattatcgCTTACTAAaacgctagttaacattaacaattaaacctaaacagctaatgtaagtcaaaactgcctgCACTATGTGACGATTAGTCGCCTGGTtttgacacaatcgttagcctatttttacaaaaacatctgctacagagccataacgtgagaatcaaggtaatggagccttttatacattgttgtgtttcaactgatgtgaaaatgaatggcagtcaatggaatgctaacggcaggtgagcattaaaatggcgccatagaaGCTACTCTTTGTGAAGgctggcttacccccttggttttTACAGATAGATCTAGCATCAGAGTTCCTGTACAGAGAGCCCATAGCCCATTTTTACTGATACAGATATATTCCAGAAAATTATGTTTTCTGTCAGACCAACACAGGCTGGACAAAGTATGTGAAGAATATGAGTCAATGAATCTGAGTTGGCCACTAGGTAGAGGCAAACAGCCATCAATGGTAAAGATGCATGAGTAAACTCTTTGTTACTGACCAACAGCTGCTTTATTAGACTGGATTTGTGAAGAGCAAGCCATTTTTTATGagatttaaattatgttttgttgAGTTTAAATCCTATCTTTCCCCAAATAATTAACTGCACTGTTACAGGCCCATGCCATGGGCCTAAGTCTGACAACAGTTTTCACTTCCATAGCATCACAGCTTTTGCATTATTTTTCACAAATCttataaaaagtacaataaatataatacaataaaaagactAGGCTCATGTACATCTCagtgaatatactgtatctttgttatatttaataCTGCCCCCACATTAAACAAGCAAACCTCGTCCTGCACCAGACTGTATGAACAGTTCATTGTGCTTGAATATTACGCACCATAGCTTTAAGAAATAGAGTTTTGTTCTTCTTTGTCTCAGTGTTCGGTTCCTACAAATCTAGtggttatttatttaaagttcaAGAAGACTGAACAGAGATAAGAAAACCACAAAGACAACCGGAACAGACCAAcacaaaatatattatattgcaGCAGTTTATTAATGTTCAGAGAAGGAATCTGCAGCTGTTTCATCAGCACTGTGTGATTTCTGATGGTAAACCTGAATTAAGGATATAATCCAGATTGCTGGGCtctagaagagagagagagagacacacacacacacagatatagaGAACAGGTTAGAATGCTTACACGTAATATAATAAAGGGACGGATCCATAATAagtgtttctcttttaaaatcTAAGGAAGAGATCAAGAGAATATTGACCCAAAAAGCACCCCTGTGTTCCGCCATGATTAAACTGTGGTCAACtgcattgacatttttgttgttgttcctgTTGCTGAACAGTGCTTGACATAACTACTATCAGTTCTGAAACAAATTGAAGGAAATATAAGATCGTGAGAAGAAATACTTTTGAACTCAAAGGAACATTAAATACCTGGATCATATACTACTCCAGCTGTTCTGATAGTGgatatattttatgttatatAGAGTTTTTTAAACAGTCCctttaaattcattaaaattTGACAGTTGAGATAGAGCAATTAACAACTTTAATTTTACAGCTGACACTTCAAAGCTGCTGCTTCTGTAAGTGAtagtaaaatgacaaatatacaaaaacaaggaatttaataaaatagaataaaagaaTGCCTATCTAGTATTTTGGCTATTGGGCTCTTTTTTGAGACACATTGGACTTGTTTATGAAATATTCCTTACGCTCAAAGCATTCAGGGATTTTGAGTTTTCCATCGATGCACTGGGTTTGCACTGCATAACCACAGTTCCTGGTCTTGTCCATGCAGTAGACTGAGACAATTTCTTTGTGTAAGATTGTGTTAGGAAGTAGGTCTTTGATCCAGATTTTTTGTCCTTTGTATAATATCCTTGCTTTATGTATGCCAACACTGCAAGGAGCTGTAAGTCACagggagaagaaaaacattatACTTGATACAGTATAGTGGTGGTtgtaatgtttttgtgtcaCTACACAGGAAATTGAGAGGGGTTAGCTGCAATATATTAAGCGTTCTTGTCATTTAAGAAATAATACTTAAAAACATTAGTAGGGGCTGATATTTAAATGGGAAACTTGTTCCCATATAACAGTTGAGGGAATTTGTAAAAGTTGATATTAGTTGGCATCTAACAGTTTAATTTAAATGCAGAGTTCCTCAAACAAGCATTTCAACTTTAAAAAGCATTTCctattgtattttaattgtaatGGAATTAGGCTGGGATAGAATTATCATCAACGAATGTCTATTTGGAACAGAAATACATAAATCTAAACTAGAAAACACGTGAAAAACATTCTTATGCCACATTTTTCTAAAAAGCTAAACTCTCGAAACAGCTACAAATAGGTCTCAAGTTAGTGCCCCACAGGATGACCCAAGAAAGGCAGctaccaccaaaatgtacaggTAAAACAACTGGAATATGGGTTGAGGCCCTACCTTTGCAGGATGGCTTCTCAGACCAATTCCCATTGTGCTGACAAACAATCTGGAGGCTTCCTTCAAGTACATAGTCGCCAATGCAGCCGTATTTGATCGTTTCCATGTAATCATAGTCTTTCTGGTCGTTCCTCGACATGTAGCCTTTGTCAATGTTCTCCGGTGGAGGGCAGGTCACCACTGTAAATCGAACAATTTAGTCTATTCATTAGAGAGACTCTACTAATGAACATAGCTAGACATGATATTGTCCACTatatagtttcatttttttttttactaactgTTGCAAGTTACAGACCAAATGTGGTACAATTTCATCTAATTTTGTTATtagtgtgttgtctgtgtcagctcccactgttttttttttaaatgatgcccttttttaaaattatgccCTTCTAACTGTTTTACTTTCCAATAGTGTTAAGAAAACTCCCCACATCCTCCCAAACTGTTTTGCAGacggtttctttttttctataccTATATCTATATTCATCCAATTATTGAATTCATTGAACCTAACATTACAACTTTTGTAATAATATCTAGCAGCCGAAAAGGCACTATTCATCCACTGATATCCTCACTTATCTCTGAGTCAGTTATtacttatattatataaattattttgtttaactCTGACCAGCGGGGTGGAATCAAATTACGGTAGGAAAGGTTCTGTTTTATGTATTATTCTGTGATCATTGTAGACTTCTTCTATATGTGGTGGTTCAGAAAAACATGACACACATCAAATTTGGACGAACTGTATATAGGTGGACCTTATGGTGAGATTGTTTTCACATCAGCGTATACTAAGATCAAGAATAAACTTTGAACCtcagttttttaaagaaatttgaCGAACAGAAATCTCAGCACACTTGCAACAGTACAGTACACGTTCCATTACTAGAATATTAACAGGTTGTTTGGTTTGCTTTTACTTATCCTACAGTAACACTTTGAAGTTGTGGTTGTAATCAATAAATACTTCTTGCAAAGCCACAATGACTCCTCTT of the Etheostoma spectabile isolate EspeVRDwgs_2016 chromosome 2, UIUC_Espe_1.0, whole genome shotgun sequence genome contains:
- the nol11 gene encoding nucleolar protein 11-like; amino-acid sequence: MAALYEGYTLCGLAPAQNLLSSGIQGVEAERDSDHVIVTDSTRSVTLYKVSDQKPLSSWTVKQGQTLTCSAVYNSQTKEYVAVSDGKVIRIWKEEEILLDKAFKATVSSDIWRVHCVAGGEPVVLFQRGAVRLLDSLLSAPQQSIEEVLAQEEVIRWSTNIVTESQQVVIFTTEQKGDHFLYLHRLNPNTLQRYRLEREEPGLFPLSFSASCRDKHIRLLYLYPNGHVYQSIVSVRGLGADEGAQALLVPRSLLLALPVGEGLLKAASAHVLDDAHVAVVGVPHPSAGAGKDFLCIWNTNFQTLQAGKEMAGKIYGQLWSYSNKLFIPHGKTLSVIPYEWPKSSLASALGKLRQAKTEESKAPTSVPSWNNILHEEKASRTVDTRKTRANHKSQSAPSISNDHILQLIKTAPVEEVQKEVEVFLSRADVQGLQPSVGQLALTLVFRSLDDPAFYTPRSLAQLVHTRCLCHSVCPDLVLLALERKDYFLCRLCLQFFPDIPEAVTCACLKAFISIPDVDAEKVSVEPDGVAFMESLMAREHGPLGLQNGFSPASMEVDRSDGLGVGGTRAEDKEKTSTPTEQICPVGLHKAVLLNEILQTAYSDSFLLPHLKDLSSQHVLLFLQYLQFLYLKYSQDAFPQTHGLRSPSLTQIMDWVCLLLDAHFTVLVMTPEAKGLLLNLHSFVKSQVRLVSELGKIEGSLQELNKMKVKKDVGQYSIEVIELF